CGCTACCTCCTGCACCGTGGCGCCGTCACCCACCGCCAGCAGCCCCTCGGGCGGTGCCGACCGGCCCGAGTCCGCCGGCGCCGCCGCCACCACCGTCGGCCCGCCGATCCGCAGCGTGAGGCCCCGGTGACTCACGGTCGCCGCGGCCACCCGCACGTTCCCGCCGGCGACGACGGTCCCGCTCCGGGCGTCGATCACGATCCGGTCTTCGGGGACCATTCGGACCGGGAGCGTGTCCACGGCGGCGAGGAAGCCGATGAGATTATCGGCCCCCCGGGTACCGGGGTTGAGGGTGATCGAGCCGGGATCATCCACCCGGGCGGCGGCGCTGTCGCCCAGCCCCTGGTTGATGGCCTGCGCCACGCGCTGCGCGGTGGCGAGGCCCGGCTGGCGCAACAGGAGCTTCGGGGTCAGCGCCACGATGGTGGCCGGGTCCACCTCGAGCACGCCCCCTTCGGGGATCCTGCCCGAATTGCCCCGGCGGCCGGCGTAGCGGACCTCCTGGTCGGCGAGGAGCAAGGGGCCCTGCGCGGTGGCCACGGGCGCCTGGCTGACGTCCCCGACCAGCGGCGTCATCCACAGCACCCCGCCCCGGAGGCTGGTCGCGTCCCCGATGGAGCTCACCTCCACGGGGAACCGGCCGCCCGCCCGCAGGTACGGCGACATCTCGGCCGTCACCACGACGGCAGCGACGTTGCGGGGCCGCAGCCGCTCGGCCGGCACCTCGAGCCCGAAGCGGCGCAGCGCATTGGCGATCGACCGCACCGTCT
The Gemmatimonadota bacterium DNA segment above includes these coding regions:
- a CDS encoding flagellar basal body P-ring protein FlgI encodes the protein MSAPRRLDLVAAQALRILAALALLGGPLGAQATQRVGDLVTPAGSIPRRVIGYGLVIGLEGTGDRSFGTANGGTQTVRSIANALRRFGLEVPAERLRPRNVAAVVVTAEMSPYLRAGGRFPVEVSSIGDATSLRGGVLWMTPLVGDVSQAPVATAQGPLLLADQEVRYAGRRGNSGRIPEGGVLEVDPATIVALTPKLLLRQPGLATAQRVAQAINQGLGDSAAARVDDPGSITLNPGTRGADNLIGFLAAVDTLPVRMVPEDRIVIDARSGTVVAGGNVRVAAATVSHRGLTLRIGGPTVVAAAPADSGRSAPPEGLLAVGDGATVQEVAAGLHAAGAKADEIAAMFRALHDVGAIGAEVVVR